Within Paenibacillus sp. RUD330, the genomic segment GGCTGTCCTTCCGACCGCCGGTCAGCGCAGGATGATGACGGCTGACGCTTCTCCAGCGAAGCCGTCCAGGACGACGGCTCCATCCGCAAGCCGCGCTCCTTCTCCGGCAACCTCTGCGATCTCGCCGGTTCCTCCGTGCAGCGAGAGGCGCAGCGGCTTGCCGGAACCGCTCGCGCGCAGCTCGAGGCGGCTGCCCGAGCGGCTGACCTGCGCCTTCAGCTGCACCGCTCCGGACGTATCGCATACGGCCGCGCTCGCGCTCGCTCCGTCCTCCAGCGCGTACAGCGCCAGCTCTACGGAATCGGCGTAGTCGTAGTCCGGACGGCTGTCGACCGCGCCGAGCGCGAGCAGCGTGTTCGGCCGCACGAGCAGCGGCAGGCTGAGGAAGCCGTGGCGTTCCTTGCGCCAGCGTCCGCCCTCGACGGCTTCGCCGGTGAGCAGCGAGGTCCATCGGCCTTCCGGCACGTAGTAGCTGACGTCGCCGGACTCCGAGAATACCGGCGCGACCAGCAGCGAGCCGCCGAGCATGTACTGGCGGTCCAGCGTTTCCGCCGCCGGATCCTCCGGGAACTCCAGCAGCATGGCGCGCATGCCGGGCACGCCTTGCTCCCGCGCTTCGACGGCAACGCTGTAGAGGTAAGGCATCAACTTCATTTTCAGCTTGGTGAACGTCCGCGTCACTTCGACGGATTCCTCGTCGTAGGCCCAAGGCACCCGGTACGACGTGCTTCCGTGCAGCCTGCTGTGGGTGGACAGCAGGCCGAACTGCAGCCAGCGCTTGAACACATGCGCCGGGGCGGTGTTCTCGAAGCCGCCGATGTCGTGGCTCCAGAAGCCGAAGCCGCTCAGCCCGAGCGACAGGCCGCCCCGCAGGCTCTCTGCCATCGACTCGTAATCCGCGTAGCAGTCTCCGCCCCAGTGGACCGGGAACTGCTGGCCGCCCGCCGTCGCCGAACGGGCGAACACAGCGGCCTCGCCGCGGCCGAGCTTGCGCTCCAGCGCCTCGAATACGACCTTGTTGTAGAGGAAGGTGTAGTAGTTGTGCATGCCCTCGGGATGGGCTCCGTCCTGGTAGGCGACATCCGTCGGGATGCGCTCGCCGAAGTCCGTCTTGAAGCTGTCCACGCCCATGTCCATCAGCTCGTCGAGGTACCCGGCGTACCAGGCGCAGGCATCCGGATTCGTGAAGTCGACCAGCGCCATGCCCGGCTGCCACAGATTGGTCTGCCAGACGTCGCCGTTCGGCTTGCGCACCAGATAGCCCCTGCTCCGCCCTTCCTCGAACAGCCGCGAGCGCTGCCCGATGTACGGGTTGATCCAGACGCAGATCTTGAGCCCCTTCTCCTTGAGGCGCGCCAGCATGCCGGCCGGATCCGGGAATACCCTCTCGTCCCATTTGAAGTCCGTCCAGTGGAATTCCTTCATCCAGAAGCAGTCGAAATGGAAAACCGACAGCGGCAGATCCCGCTCCGCCATGCCGTCCACGAAGGCGTTCACCGTCGCCTCGTCATACTCCGTCGTGAACGAGGTCGACAGCCATAGCCCGAACGTCCAGGCCGGCGGCAGCGCCGGCTTGCCGGTCAGATCCGTGTAGCGGCCGAGCACCTCCTTCGGCGTCGGTCCGTCGATGACGAAGTATTCAAGCGCTTCGCCGGGAATGCTGAACTGCACCTTCTTCACCTTTTCCGAGGCGATCTCCAGCGAGACCGCGCCGGGATCGTTGATGAACACTCCATAGCCTCGGCTCGTCAGGTAAAAAGGAATGTTCTTGTAGGCCTGCTCCGAGCTCGTGCCTCCATCCCTGTTCCAGATGTCGACGGCCTGGCCGTTCTTCACGAAGGCGGTGAAGCGCTCGCCGAGCCCGTAGACGAGCTCGCCGACCGACAGGTCCAGCTCCTCGCGCATGTAGGCTTCTCCGTCCGGACCCGTCACATGGGCGATCGACTTGAAGCCGCTGCCCGTCAAGCGCTCTCCGCTGCGGAAGAACGAAACCGAGCACTGCCCGCCCTTGTCGATCCGCACGCTCAGATTCCCGCTCTTCAGCTCCGCGTAGGCGTCCGTCTCCGTCGTCTCGGCATGTCCGGCAGCGGCGGCATCCCCGCCATGAAGCCCGAAATGCGGCCCGCGGTCGACGGCACCCTCGAAATGACTCAGCTTGACCCCGATCACTCCCGGCAGCGGGGAGTGGAAGCGGATCGTCAGCAGCTGCGTATTGATCATGCTGCCCCGTCCCGTCAGCGGCGTCGTGGAGGCATAAGCCGTCAGCACCCCGTCTTCAGCCCGGCAATCGTGAACCTGCATGGCGCTCTCTACGGAGTAGCCCTCCCGGATCAGCCAGTTTCCGTCCGTGAATTTCACTTCGCACCCATCCTTTATCCCGTGAATTGTAAGCGTTATAATAACAGTATACGGCGGCATTCAAGATGAATCTTGCATATAATCGCGCATTTTATTGCACGATTCTGATGTATTGTTCATGACCTTCAAAGGGGCTGGGAACATGGAAGAGCTCGACCGAAGCTTATTCAAGGAAGAGAACGTCCGGGACGGAGCCGGGAGGCTGTTCGGAAGCTATGAATACCGGTACGGTCCCGGCGAGCATGTCGTCGACGCGCACTGGCACAACGAGATGGAATGGTTTTATGTGGCGGAGGGCGAGGTGCGGTTCCAGGTCGGGGTGGACACGCTCGTGCTCCAGGCCGGCGAGGCCGCGTTCGTGGACGCCGGGGAGCTGCATGCCGGGCATGCCAGCGGCTCCGCAGGATGCAGCTTCTATGCGCTCGTATTCGATCCCGCCCTGCTGTCCGGGGCCGTCTATGATGCCGTAGAAGAGAAGCTGATCCAGCCGCTGCGGGACCGCTCCGCGACGTTCCCCCGCCGCGCTCTGCCCGATGCCGGCCTCGGAAGCGGCCTGCTGGAGGAGCTTGCGGCCATCCGCAAGGCTTGCCGGGAGCAGAAGCCCGGATACGAAGCCGAGGTGAAGGGACGGCTGCTGCTCATGCTGGCCGTCCTGCATGCGGACGGGGAAGCGGCGGACCGGCGGATCCGTCACGAAGCGGCCCGCCCGCCCGAAGGCGACGCGCTCAAGGTCGAGCGGCTGAAGCGGGTTATCGAGTTTATCCGGCTCCACTACGGCCAGCCCATCCGGATCGCCGAGCTTGCCGCGCTCATCCCGCTCAGCGAAGGGCAGTTCATCCGCTTTTTCCGCGGCATGACCGGCCAGACCCCGATCGGGTACATCAAGGCGTACCGGATCAGGCAGGCCGCGCTGCTGCTCCGGGAGACGGACCGCCGGATAGCCGATATCGCGCTGGAGACCGGCTTCGACAACGTCAGCTACTTCATCCGCAGCTTCCAAGCGGCGATGAAAAGCACGCCATCGGACTTCCGGCGGCGGCGCGAACCGGCCCGGTAAGCCGCGCTTGCGATTTCTCCCGACCCACAGTTGTCACATTTGCTGCCGATTGGAGCGAAACCAAGCCTCCCTCCGAGCGTGTTACCTAGAGACGACTCATGTCCAAGAAACCGCCTAGGAGGCTCTCTATGCTTACCAGTGCCGTCGGTCGCTTCCGTCTCATCAGCCTGCTCGAAGGCTCCTCCTTCCTGATCCTGCTCTTCATCGCCATGCCTCTGAAATATTGGGGAGACTGGCATGCGGGCGTGACGATCGTAGGAGGAGCGCACGGAGCCCTGTTCGTCCTCTATATGTTCGCCCTGCTGCATGCCGTCATCGCCGCCCGCTGGAAGCTGATGCGCGTCGCCGGAGCGTTCGCAGCCGCCTTCATCCCTTTCGGCACGTTCGTGCTGGACTCGCGCATCCGGAAAAATCCATAACTGCCCGGCCTGTTCGGACGCAAGGGAAATCGCCGCTTGCCCGCCTTCGGCTGGTCAGCGGCTTTTTTCCGCGCGGCGTGACGGCAAGCGGAACAAGGGCTGTATCCGGAGCATCGCGCTCGGATACAGCCCTTGTTTTTTATGCCTGTTGCAGCCTTTTCACAGCCTTATCCAAGCCGGAACCTCGACAAGCGGACATCTCCGCTCGGCAAGAGGGCAAGCGTTCTTCGCTCCATGCCTTCCGGGCTCGCGGGCAGCGTCACCTTTTCCTCCAGATGTGTCCAGGCCTGCGGCCCTCCGGTGCGGGGCACCGGGCAGCGGCCGACGAGCGGCCCTTCCGGGCCGTCCAGGCGCAGCTCGATCATGCCGGCTCCCGCACCGGCGACGCGAGCCTCGAAGACCGCTTCTCCCTCAGGCAGCAGGCAGTCGCGGAACAGCAGCCAGCCGCTCCCGCCGGCAGGTGCCGCGCTGTCGCCGCCTTCCGTGCACGCATCGATGCGGATCGATCCGCAATCATCGTAATGAACGGCCGGGGTCCACAGGTTCAAGCTCCGCGGCGGGATCTCTTCCCCGGCGATGTCCAGCTCCGCCATGCAGCGGATATCGGCCGAGCTCGCTCCGGCCATCAGCATGCAGCGGCCGCGCTCCAGCGCGAAGCGGCCGCGTGTCACGTCCCACACTTCCAGCTCCCGGCTGTCGAGCGCGAACGGAACCGTCGCCGTCTCTCCCGGCTGCAGCGCCACTCGCTTGAACCCGGCCAGCTTGCGAAGCGGCCGCTTGACGCGGGAGCCCTCTACCCGGACATACAGCTGGACGACCTCGTCCGCTGCCATTTTGCCTGTATTGGCGACCTCAAGCGAGACGAGAGCCGTCTCTCCGGCTGCGACGGCTTCGCGGTCGACGGTCAGTCCGCCGTAGCGGAATTCGGAATAGGACAGTCCGTGCCCGAACGGATACAGCACCTCGCCCGGCCAATATTGATACGTGCGGCCCTGCCGGATCACATCGTAGTCGAACAGCGGCGGCAGCCCTTCCTCGGAGCGGTACCAGGTCATCGGCAGGCGGCCCGCCGGGCTGTAATCCCCGAACAGCGCTCCCGCCACCGCGCTTCCGAGCTCCTGTCCTGCATGGCATACCTGCAGCAGGGAAGGTACGGCCTCCTCCGTCCCTTCCAGCGCGAACGGATAGCTGCTCACGAGCACGACTGCCGTCCGCGGATTGGCGGCCGCAACCGCCCGGATAAGAGCTTGCTGCGATTCCGCCAGCGCCAAGCCCGTACGGTCGGCATCCTCCTTGCCCCCGATGAACGGCTGGTTGCCGACGACGATGACGGCGGCCGATGCAGCCGCCGCTGCCGCTGCAGCCGTCTCCAGACCGCGGCTGACGATCTCGATCGCGAACCGCTCCGGCTTGGACGGCTTTTGCCGCCGCCTCATGCGCTCGGCTCTTGCCGCCTCCTCGGCGGCACCGGGATTGGCGGCGTCGGCAGCGTCGAAATTCTCCGGCCCGTCCTGAGAGACCGGCATCAGCCTGCCTTCGGCAGCCATGCCGACCGGCGTGCCGTTCCAGGTCAGCAGCAGACCGCCTTCTTCTTCCTCCTTCAGGGAGAATACTTCCTTCACGAACCAGCCGCGTGCCTCTGCAGCCGCAGCTTCCAGCCCCTCTTCCCCTTCCGTGACGAGCAGGCCGCTGGAAAGGGCGCGAAGAGTGAGATTGCCGCAGCCCCAATCCGTCCGCTCGAAGGTCTCGGCCGACTCGCTGTTCTCTGCATCCGCCGTCAAAGCCCGTGCTTGACCGACATAACGGCCGCTCGACAGGCTGCGCAGCCGGACGATGTCGCTACCCGTTTGAAAATCTGCTTCGCCCGCAGAGCCAAGCCGTTCGCGGATGCCCGCCAGCGGTGTTACCCGGTATGGCGGAGTGCCGCTGTACCAATCGACGAACGCCTCGTCCGCCAGCGGCCCGATGACCGCGATGGAGCCGTCCGCCGGCAGCGGCAGCAATGGAGTCACGCCCCGGGACCCGCTGCGCGGAAATTCCGGAGCCCCGTCCGGAGCTTCGTTGCGCAGCAGCACGACCGACTCTCTGGCCGCTCTGCGCGCCAGGGCTGCGTGCTCCGGAGCGCACAGCCGCGATTCCGGCACGTCCGCGTATGGATTTTCCGCATCCCATTCGCCTAGCCGAATCCGCACCGAGAACGTATGGACGAGCGCGCGGTCGAGGTCGCCCTCATCCAGCAGCCCTCGATCCAGCGCGTCCCGCACAGCCCGATGCACCGTCTCGGAGTCGTCGGTGATGCTGTCGATGCCGCTGCGGATGGACTGCGCCACCGCCTCGGCATACGAAGCCAGGAAGCCGTGATCGTTCACGGTTCCAAGCACGTCGCCTGCGTCGCTGACGACAAAGCCGTCCATGCCCCACTCGTCCCGAACGATGCCGTTGACGTCCTCGAGCAGATTGCAAGGGATCCCGTTGACGCTGTTGTAAGCCGTCATCATGGAGACCGCCCCGCCCTCGCGGAACGCCGGCTCGAATGCCTTGAGGTAATACTCCCGCTTGTTGCGGGGATCGATGCTTGCGGAGAAGAAGCCGCGCTCCTTCTCGTTGTTGTTGGCGTAGAAATGCTTCAGCGTCGCCGCAGCCCGCAGATAGAACGGATCGTCTCCCTGCATGCCCCGCACCAGCGAAGCCGTCAGCTTGCCCGTCAAATAAGGATCCTCTCCGTAGGCCTCCTCCGTGCGCCCCCAGCGCGGGTCCCGCTCCATGTCGACCGTCGGAGCCCAGATCGTCAAGCCGTTGCGCTCCGGATCGCGGCCGTAATACACCCTCGCCTCCTCGGAGATGGCCTTTCCGATCTCTTTCATGAGCTCGTCGTTCCAGGTGGCGGCAAGCCCAATCGGCTGCGGGAACACGGTCGCTTCCCCGAGCCAGGCGATGCCGTGCGCCCCCTCGGTTCCATGTTTGTATTTGGCGATGCCGAGGCGCGGAATCTCTGCCTGATACTGGCTCATCAGCGAGATCTTCTCCTCCAGCGTCAGCAGGGCTACGAGGCTCTTCGCCCGCTCCTTGAGCGGCAGGCCAGGGTTAAGAAAGGGATACGCGTACGTTCCGGTGCTCATGGTCGGCAGCTCCTTGTCTCGTCTCGATTTCTCTCTGCCCTTCCCGGGCAAAAGAGGACTGAGACTAGCATAAGGTCGTACGGCCGCTTCCGGTACCCCGCAAATTGATGGCGTTTTCATGTTGAATTTAGTGTCGAGGCGATTGAATGCCTGCCTGCATCCTTGCGCCTTTCCAGTTTCAATATTGAATGTCTGCACGGCGGGTTTCATATTGTTTTATCGATATTAAAAAACATTCTAACCATCTCTTTTTCTCCTATCGGACATAGGTTCCGCTATTCCATTGATTTTTGGCCTATTTAAACGTTAGCGGACATACGATCCGCTATTTTGTCGTTAATATTCTTATAGCAATAGGATTTTGTGAAATAAGGGATCGTATGTCCGATACAGCCGCCGTCATGCGATTTTCGCTGATCGTATGTCCGATACAGCCGCCGTCATGCGATTTTCGCTGAAATAGCGGATCGTATGTCCGACTAGCGGTTCAATTCGCAGTTCGATCAGCTATTCAATCGTCATTTCAACCGTCAGTTCAACCGTCAGGTTCAATCTTCAGTTCAATCTTCAGTCCGATCGGCAGTTCGATAGCGCTTCATTAGCGTTCCTATCGGCAGCCCGCTGAAAGGCAAAGTGAAGGAACTCGACATCAATGCGTACAAAATGGGACGGGTTCCAACCAGCTGGCTCCGCCTCTTGCAGCCTTTCATAGCGATCGAGAAGAAACCACATCCACAATACCGTGGTATAACTAAAATCAGATATGTACTTTCATAATTTAAACCTTAAAGGGGACGAGTATGATGGCAAATATCGAGCACTTGCAGACGGTGAACGTTCCGGCTTCAACGGTATATGAAGCTTTGACCACGGCAAAAGGACTTTCAGAAATATGGACAAATGAACTGATCGTCAATGATCAGATCGGTGGGATAAATGAGTTCCTATTCGGCGGAAAAGGCATAACGAAGATGCGGGTTGATGAGCTTGTTCCCGATAAAAAGATTTTGTGGACATGCGTAGATTCAGATCCGGAATGGATAGGTACGGTTATTTCTTTTGACATGGAGGAAAAAAACGGGAGAACTTCAATCCTTTTTCGGCAGATGAATTGGAAGGAAGTGACCTCGTTTTATCGTTTATGCAATTATAACTGGGCTATTTTTTTGTACAGCCTCAAACAGTACTGCGAAGAAGGCGAGGGTCTTCCGTATCAAAAAAGGAAGTTTTAGATCGCATATTGAAAACGCGGACGGGCCGACTGAACACATGATCCCGACAACTTCCATTCATGTGAAAATCCCTGCTCTCCTTGAAAGAGCAGGGATTGCTTGTTCAGAAGCGATCCAAAGCTTAATCGTATCCGAAAGACCCGTCAAATCAGAGAAAGGATCCTTTACTGCCCATTACAGCCCGCATTAGCACTGTTGCCCGCTGTAAGTAATTGATCCATTTGATCCATTATTCATCAAGAAGTCTTTGGCGAACTAAGGCGGCGGCCGAGCTCGAGTGCTTTCAGCGCTTCGCCGGCATACCCGTTCTCCTCCAGCGGTTGGGCGATATACTTGAAATCGTCGGCCGAGACGGCATACCGTTCCAATCCTTCATCAAGAATCTTCTGGTACTCCTCCCATGCCGCATCGATCCCGCCGGACAAGGCGATGCCGGTCAAATGATGGGCCAGATTGCGCTGGACTTCGCCGGTCCCCTCACCTAGCAGCAGGTCCAGAATGCCTTTCATCAGCACCTTGAGACCGACATAATCGTCGTTCATCATGAGGGTGACGCCGAAGCCTGCCTCCGGCAAGAGCACCAGATAACTGCGGAAGCCGGTATCTTGTCCGGTATGGGATACGGCTCTGCGTCCGCGGTACGAGCCCGTGAACCAGCCGAGGGCGATTCCATCCATCCAATCTCCATAGCCTATGTCGGCCCGGGTGGTCCACATCTCCCCTTGGCTGCCTTCCTCAAGCAGCCTCTTTCCCTCTGCCGCCTGCTCCGGCTTCAGATAAGCCAGCATGAGCCGGCAGCTGTCCACCGCGTTCATATACAAGGTCGAGCTCGGTCCATGCGCCCTGTGATAAGGAAAAACAAGGCTTTTCTGAGGTCCGTAGCGTCCTTCGGGAGCTCCGAGAATATGCGGTGCCGCCAGCTGTGCCGACGGCACCTCCGCCAGTAGGAACGTGCTTTCTTCCATCCCCGCAGGCCGCAGCACATGCTCCTGCATGTACGCTTCGAAGGACATTCCGCTGACCTTGGCGATGACGTCTCCCAGCAGCTCGAAACCGATATTGCTGTATGCATGCTCCTCCCCGGGATTCCGGTCCAGGCTGCGTGCGGCGAGGCCGCGGATATACCGCTCCAGACTGCCCTCGTCATCCTCCGGCCGGTCCCACTGGAAGTCGTCCTCGTCGGGCATTCCGGAGGTATGGCTGAGCAGGTCGCGGATCGTCGCCTCGCGCTCCCGGCCGTCGGCAAGCTTGAAGTAAGGGACGTAGTCGCTCGCGGGAGCGTCCAGATTCAATCGGCCTTGCTCCGCCAGCTGCATGACGGCCGTAGCCACCAGGGGCTTGGATACCGATGCCAGGTGAAAAAGAGTGTGCTCGTCCACGGGCTCGCCCGTACCGGCATCGCGGACTCCGTATCCGCGGGTAAAAACTCCATCTGCGGCAACGATGCCCACCGCAAGGCCGGGCAGCGGCTCCTGTGCCGCGAAGCCGGCCAGCAAAGCGTCCAGGCGCTCCATGTCGAAATCATTTCGGCTCATGATGAATCCTCCCGTTCATATTCGGTTTTATTGAGAGTCAGGAACATCGATGAGTCATGCCAATGGATTCACGCCCTTCCGTATTGGCTTCATTTTATACGGATTCCGGCCGCGATGGCGGGTAGAAAACAGGTAGAGAATGGATTGCGGCAATCCGGTTCGCGGCTGACTGGTTTGAGGTTGGCTGGTTCGCGGCTGGGATTTCCGAATGCCTCGGATCGTTATCCAACAGCCGACGCCGCGCGAGCCCCTAGCCCGGCTGCAGGTGCAATTCGCCTTTATTTGTTCTCGCCCTTGATAAAAATGACCCAAATAGGCTATGCTAAAGCCACTTATTTTCAACAGAGGAGGCCGATGTCAAATGACGACTGCATACGCGACTTACACGCTGATTGTCCCGACGCCGGTCCCTGACGGAGCAAGCCGATTCTGATCCGCAGCCCGCTTCTGCCATGACGGCAGAGGCGGGCGTCGATCGTCGGCGCCGCAGGAGACCATTGGTCTCCTGCGGTTTTTTTATGCCCGCGGGATCCAGAGATCGCGGGCCTGCTATAGGCCCGCATGCCATCTTGGCCCGCGGTGCCATGCCTGACAAGGCAAGCCCGCATGTTCGCTGCGGGCTTTTTGCTTTTTCCATCCAACCCACGAAAAGAGGAACCCGCCTTGACCTTGAATACAAACGAGCCTGACGAGATGAACAACCGGAATGAAACCTGGACAGAAACGGACCCTAACCCACGAAAAGAGGAATCTGATTTGAACCTGAAACCAAGTGAATGGAATGAACCAACCGAAACGAATGATCCGGTTGAAGGCCATGGGCTCCGCAGCTACGGCTGGAACGGCTCCTGGCAGGAACGGCTGGAGGCGGCTCGAATGCAGACAGGCATCGCCGGCCTGGAGCCCGCCCGCATCGTCGCCCAGTTCTCCCACCTATACCGGCTGGCCGCCGAATCCGGCGAGCATCTGGCTGAAGTGACCGGGCGCTATTCGTTCGACGCTTCCCGCAAGACCGACTACCCCGCGGTCGGCGACTGGGTGCTGGCCTCCGTGCCGAAGCCCGGCGACAGCTCCCGCGCCAGCATCCATGCCCTGCTCGAGCGGAGCTCCGCGCTGATCCGCAAGGAAGCCGGGCAGGTGCAGGACGGACAGGTCGTCGCAGCCAACATGGACTATCTGTTCCTCACGACGGCGATGAACCACGACTTCAATCTGCGCCGCATCGAGCGGTATCTGGTGGCGGCCTGGGAAAGCGGCTCGACGCCGGTCGTCCTGCTCACCAAGGCCGATCTCGCCGACGATCCCGATGATCTGGTGCGGCAGGTCGAGGACGCCGCTCCCGGCGTGCCGGTCCACGCCGTCAGCGCGCAGGAGAATGAGGGCCTGGAACAGCTCCGGCCGTACATGCGGCCGGGAGCGACAATCGCAGTTGCCGGCTCCTCCGGCGTCGGCAAGTCCACGCTGCTCAACTGGCTCGCCGGAAGCGAGGAGCAGCGCGTGCAGGGCGTCAGAGGCGGAGACGACCGGGGACGGCATACGACGACTCACCGAGAGCTGTTCCGGCTCCCCGGCGGCGCGCTGCTGATGGATACCCCCGGCATGCGCGAGCTGCAGCTGTGGGACAGCGAAGGCTCTCCCGACGGCCATGCAGGCGCCTTCTCCGATATCGAGGAGCTTGCCTCCCGCTGCCGCTACACCGACTGCACCCATAGCAAGCGCGAGCAGGGGTGCGCCGTGAAGTCGGCGCTTGCCGACGGCACGCTGGATGCCGGACGGTATGAAAACTATTTGAAAACTGGACGCGAGCTCGCCCGTGTCGCCCGCAAGGAGCAGTCCGCCGCGCGCAAGACGATCACGCCCGCCGAGAACCGGCTGCGCAACAAGCAGGAGCGCCGCAGCGCCAAGAAAGCGACCAGCGAATGGGATTGACCGGCGCCAAGGGAGGAATGACGCTGTCGTACTTACTTTCGCCAAATGAAGCGCATGACGCCGAGCGCTGGCTCTCGCCAAAAGTACACCATTGACGCTGCTGTCGGCCTCGCGCCCAGCAACGCCTTCTTCGCCGTGAGGCTCTTCGTCCGGCCTGCCTCGATTTGGAGCATAGCGATCCGTAAGAAACGGTCCCCCCGATGTCGTGGTATTCTGATCGTACTTGCCTCATGAAGCTCGGCGCCGATGAAGCCGAAGCAACTGCAGGCAGGAATATGAAAGCACGCGGAGGGAATGTCTTGAAAATCTCCCATATACGCCTGTTCGTGCCCAGTGTCCGGGACAGCTTTTTGTTCTACCGGGACATTCTGGGTCTCCAGGTGCTACACGGCACCGAAGATACCCCTTATGCCGAGTTCCTCACGGGGGACATCCGCCTCGCGCTGGAACCGCCGCTCACCGGCGACGGGCTGGCGGCGATGGACCGCACGCATGAATTTTGCGCGAGCGACCGGATGGCCGTCATCCTCAAGGTGGACGATGTCGACGCGGCATACAGAGAGCTGAGGGACAAGAAGATCGAGTTTGTCAAAGAGCCGCATGACACCCCCGAATGGGGACATCGGGTCGCTTACCTCCGCGATCCGGCCGGCAATTTGATCGAGCTGAACGCAGGGCTCTGAGCACAGCCCTGAGCAAGCTTTAAGCAGGACCTTGAGCGCAGCCACGAGCACGCATCGGGCTGGACCGCTTGCCGGCCAGCTCTCCTTTCCCCGCCTCTGGCGATGAGACCGGCTTTGGGCGGTCAGGCTTCGGACATCGGCGGCAAGCCAAAAAAGCTGTTCCTACGCCGGACTTCGGCTTTTGGAACAGCTTTTTTCGTCATGCATCCTATCATGCACTTTCTCGACACTGTCATGCACTCTTCAAGCTTTATTTCTCCATCTCGCTCCACAGCCTTGGATGGGTTCAACCCGCATACTGACTGTCCCGTCCTTGCAGCAGCAAGCGTCCGTCAGCCGATGATCCGCGCCACCCGCGTCAGGATCTCCTGCGTGGAAGCCTCGTCGTTCACATCGTATTCGTCGATGTTCAGCCGGAGCACCGGACAGGCGCTGAACTCGCCGATCCACTTGGCGTAGCGGGCATGCATATGCTCCCAGTACGATACGTCGGTCTGGA encodes:
- the rsgA gene encoding ribosome small subunit-dependent GTPase A, with protein sequence MNLKPSEWNEPTETNDPVEGHGLRSYGWNGSWQERLEAARMQTGIAGLEPARIVAQFSHLYRLAAESGEHLAEVTGRYSFDASRKTDYPAVGDWVLASVPKPGDSSRASIHALLERSSALIRKEAGQVQDGQVVAANMDYLFLTTAMNHDFNLRRIERYLVAAWESGSTPVVLLTKADLADDPDDLVRQVEDAAPGVPVHAVSAQENEGLEQLRPYMRPGATIAVAGSSGVGKSTLLNWLAGSEEQRVQGVRGGDDRGRHTTTHRELFRLPGGALLMDTPGMRELQLWDSEGSPDGHAGAFSDIEELASRCRYTDCTHSKREQGCAVKSALADGTLDAGRYENYLKTGRELARVARKEQSAARKTITPAENRLRNKQERRSAKKATSEWD
- a CDS encoding VOC family protein — translated: MKISHIRLFVPSVRDSFLFYRDILGLQVLHGTEDTPYAEFLTGDIRLALEPPLTGDGLAAMDRTHEFCASDRMAVILKVDDVDAAYRELRDKKIEFVKEPHDTPEWGHRVAYLRDPAGNLIELNAGL